Below is a genomic region from Streptomyces sp. NBC_00461.
ACTCGTCGATGGTGATGACCCAGGAGGCCAGCAGCCCGGCCGCGCCCGTGATCACCAGCAGCAGGGCGTAGGCGGGGCCGCCCCCGGCCCTGCGCATCAGCCGCGCGGGCGCTGGGCCGGCAGGACGACGTGCGCGGCGGCGCTGAGGGTCTTTTCGGCGCCCACGAAGGCGGCCAGCGCGCCCGGCTCGATCGGTTGCCCCGGCCTGCCCTCGGGCCACGGACGGGTGGTGAACACCAGGTAGGCGTAGCCGCGTTCGTCGACCGCCGTCAGCCAGGCAGGCGGCGCGGTGCACTGGGCGCCCAGCTGCGGCATGCCGACGACAGCCTGATCCGCCTCGACATGCAGGGTGAGAGCCAGGTCGGCCCCGGTGGTGCCGTCGACGAGATCCGCGCCGACCGTCAGCCCGTTGCTCGCCAGCAGGCCCTCGACCGCGGCGGACGTCATCTCCGGGCCGCCCTCGGCATCCCCGAGGGAATAGGCCAGCAGATATGGCATGTCGGTGCCGTCGGGTGCCGCGCCGCTCCAGGGCAGCAAGACGAGCGTGCCGAGCTCGGCGACGCGGAAGGGGCTCGTTTCGCTTGAGGTCGAGGTCACGCCCCGCTCAACGAGCCCCGACCGGGGCGGAAACTCCGCGTCCGGAAGACATATGAGATCCCCGAAGGGTCCCGGACCGGAAAACTCCGTCGTCGGAACGGCCATGACGGCCGGTCCGACGGCGGAGTGCACGGTCCATGTCAGATCGTCACAAGGTCACCGCGGACTCACCGGAGGCTCACCCCACCGGCAGCGGCAGCGGCAGCGGCAGCGGCAGCGGCAGCGGCAGCGGCAGCGGCAGCGGCAGGGTGGGCAGGCCCGGCAGGTTGGCCGCGGGCAGCCCGCCGCCGAGCAGTGTCGCGGCGAGGAAGTTGACCAGGGCGGTCAGCACACCGGTGACCGCCGGGACGACCTGGCCCACGTCGCCGGAGGTGACGGCCGCGAGCAGGGCGTCGACCGCCTTCTGCAGGGCGGCGAGCGCATCGGCCTTGAGGTCCTTGGGCGCAGGCGTCTTGCTGTCACCCTGCTTCGCCGGCGAGGGCAGCTTGATCGGCGCGGCCGGCGAGACCACCGTGGAACCCGACGGCGCATTTCCGGCTCGGTCACGGCACCGGGGGTGAGTCCGGGCGTGGTCGGGGCCGCCGCGGTGATGTTGGCGATGGCGTTCTTCACGGCGGTGAATCTTGAGCCCACCGTGAAATCGCCTGTCGCCGTCTGCAACCGCTCGCACTCTCTCCGTCACCGCCCGGTTCCCGGGCAGGCAGCATCGTGCCTGGTGAGGCTGCCTGTTCTGACGCCCCGTCGGAGCCGGACGGTGACCCCGTCAGGGGGGAAAGGCCGTTGGGCCGACCGCTCAGCGGTAGACGCGGAGGTGGTGGGCGGCGAAGGTGACCGGCCCGTGGCCGGACGGGGCCGGGTGGTACTCCCCCGCGCACAGCGACAGGTTCAGGATCAGGTACGCCGACCAGTCGGCACCCACGCCGGTGCCGTCGCGGTAGACCCGCTCGCCGTCGACGTACCAGTCGACGGAGTCCTCGCCGCAGGAACTGCCGATGGTCACCCACCCGTCCGGGACGATCGCGTCGGCGTCGGTGTGGTAGGTGCAGGCGTCGTTGACGTGGTTGGACAGCTCCAGCAGGTTCGGGTTGTCCGGGTGGTACTCGAAGGTGTCGATCTCGTTCCCGCCGTCCTTCCAGGTCCACAGCGCCGGCCAGGCACCGGGCCGGGAGGGCAGTTTGACGCGCGCCTCGATGTAGTCGCCGGTCCTGACCTGGAAGCCCTCGGCGGAGTACTCGGTGGTGAGCAGCCCGGTGCGCCAGGCCTGCCGGCCGCCCCTGAGGATGTGGCCGGCCGGGGTGGCGGTGAAGGTGGCCACGCCGCCGGAGACGGTCACACAGCCCGGGTCGAGCCAGTCGAGCTTGTTGTCGTCCGGGTTGTGGTTGCCGTATCGGTAGGCGCTGGTTCTGTCGCCGACCCATTTGGCGCCCCAGGCGATCGGGGCGTTGAACTCCTCCGACCAGACGAGTGATTTGCCGGGGGCCGATCGGGTGGCACCGATGGCGAGGGCGGCGGATGCGGTCGGCGTGAACCTGGGGCTGTCGGCGGTCATGGCGGCGAGGGTAGGGCCGCACCGCACCGGCCCGGCCGAAGTACCGGCCGCCCGCCGGAATTCTCTTTCAGACAACCCGCTTGGCCGAATCCGGGCGCACCATACGATCAATTGATTCACCGACCATGCGAACTCCTCCGACGCGTCCGCACGCAAAGCATTGTTTCACCCCTCCGACTTTCACGCGTATGGCGTAACGCATCGCATTTGCATAGGGCATCGACTGCTATGTTCTCCAGCCGTCGGATCAGAGGTAACTTTCAACCGAGGTGATTCATGAAGAAGGCAGTTTTCACCACTGCGGCGTTGGCCATCGGCGCGAGTCTGGTAGGTGGCGCCGCCGCCGCTGCGTCGGCCGCGCCGGCGCCGGCACCGGCGCCCGCATCAGGTCTGCTCGGTGTCATGTCTCCGACCAAGGTGACCCCGGCGGTCGTGCCCGCGGCCGACGTCGTCACGCACCTGGCCCGCGA
It encodes:
- a CDS encoding DUF5949 family protein; protein product: MTSTSSETSPFRVAELGTLVLLPWSGAAPDGTDMPYLLAYSLGDAEGGPEMTSAAVEGLLASNGLTVGADLVDGTTGADLALTLHVEADQAVVGMPQLGAQCTAPPAWLTAVDERGYAYLVFTTRPWPEGRPGQPIEPGALAAFVGAEKTLSAAAHVVLPAQRPRG
- a CDS encoding glycoside hydrolase family 16 protein, which codes for MTADSPRFTPTASAALAIGATRSAPGKSLVWSEEFNAPIAWGAKWVGDRTSAYRYGNHNPDDNKLDWLDPGCVTVSGGVATFTATPAGHILRGGRQAWRTGLLTTEYSAEGFQVRTGDYIEARVKLPSRPGAWPALWTWKDGGNEIDTFEYHPDNPNLLELSNHVNDACTYHTDADAIVPDGWVTIGSSCGEDSVDWYVDGERVYRDGTGVGADWSAYLILNLSLCAGEYHPAPSGHGPVTFAAHHLRVYR